In one Spartinivicinus poritis genomic region, the following are encoded:
- a CDS encoding ABC transporter substrate-binding protein — translation MVRKPITAAIIKVVLALSVSIAFLQTSFAQTPPDVLIVGQIAEPKSMDPHTATALNDFRILMNLYDGLVRYKDGTLQVEPALAKSWQISKDGKTYTFQLRKGVKFHDGSALTAEAVKFNFDRILDENHPYHKTGPFPLAFFFSAVDKVTVKNSHTIEFKLKEPYAPFLSNLAYPTGLIVSPAAVKQHGKTFGRHPSGTGAFRFVEWKSNAKVVVERNPNYWSDPPKLKAVIYRPITDANTRVAEMLAGGIDMMVEVPPDNVSTFAKQNNYQIYEQIGPHLWFLILNLKEGPLANKQLRQAVNYAINKKALVDNVLQGTATVATGPIPPAFSWAYNNNLQPYAYNPEKARELIKSAGYQGEKLTFYVTEGGSGMLNPVAMGAAIQADLTKVGLKVNIETYEWNTFLGKVNPGLAGKADMAEMAWMTNDPDTLPYLTLRTAAWPDKGGFNSGYYSNPKVDQLLEQARRITNQTERGKLYKEMQTIVLEDAPWAFIANWKQNAVANKRVKGFKLQPSFFLLLKNVTKK, via the coding sequence ATGGTAAGGAAACCAATCACTGCTGCTATTATCAAGGTAGTTTTAGCACTTTCGGTTAGCATAGCTTTTCTACAAACATCTTTCGCACAAACACCACCTGATGTGTTAATTGTCGGGCAGATTGCTGAGCCTAAATCGATGGATCCCCACACAGCAACTGCCCTAAATGACTTTCGTATTTTAATGAACCTCTATGATGGCCTGGTTCGCTATAAAGATGGGACTTTGCAGGTAGAGCCCGCTTTGGCCAAATCCTGGCAAATCAGTAAAGATGGCAAAACTTATACCTTTCAACTCCGAAAAGGAGTGAAATTTCATGATGGCTCAGCTTTAACAGCAGAGGCAGTAAAATTTAATTTCGATCGAATATTAGATGAAAACCATCCTTACCATAAAACCGGGCCATTTCCTTTGGCTTTCTTTTTTAGTGCTGTAGATAAAGTTACTGTCAAAAATAGCCATACTATTGAATTTAAATTAAAAGAGCCTTATGCCCCTTTTCTTTCTAACTTAGCTTACCCAACTGGATTAATTGTATCGCCAGCAGCAGTAAAGCAGCATGGCAAAACTTTTGGTCGTCATCCCTCTGGCACAGGTGCTTTTCGTTTTGTTGAATGGAAAAGTAATGCCAAAGTGGTGGTTGAGCGTAATCCCAATTACTGGAGTGATCCTCCCAAATTAAAAGCTGTTATTTACCGCCCTATTACCGATGCAAACACCCGAGTAGCAGAAATGCTCGCCGGTGGTATTGATATGATGGTAGAAGTGCCACCTGATAATGTCAGCACCTTTGCCAAACAAAACAATTATCAGATTTATGAACAAATCGGGCCTCACTTGTGGTTTTTAATTTTAAACCTTAAAGAAGGCCCACTTGCTAATAAGCAATTACGTCAAGCAGTGAACTACGCCATTAATAAAAAAGCATTAGTTGATAATGTATTACAAGGGACTGCGACTGTTGCAACGGGCCCTATCCCCCCAGCATTTTCCTGGGCCTATAACAATAATTTACAGCCCTATGCTTATAATCCTGAAAAAGCTCGTGAATTAATTAAAAGTGCAGGTTATCAAGGCGAAAAGCTAACCTTTTATGTAACAGAAGGCGGCTCCGGTATGCTTAATCCTGTGGCCATGGGAGCCGCTATTCAAGCGGATTTAACTAAAGTCGGCTTAAAGGTGAATATTGAAACTTACGAGTGGAATACTTTTCTAGGCAAAGTAAATCCTGGTTTAGCAGGAAAAGCTGATATGGCGGAAATGGCCTGGATGACCAATGATCCAGACACCCTTCCCTATTTAACCTTGCGTACTGCTGCCTGGCCAGATAAAGGAGGCTTTAACTCAGGTTATTATTCTAACCCTAAAGTAGACCAATTATTGGAGCAAGCTCGCCGCATTACCAACCAAACGGAGCGAGGCAAACTTTATAAAGAAATGCAGACTATTGTGTTAGAGGATGCCCCTTGGGCCTTTATTGCTAACTGGAAACAAAATGCTGTCGCCAACAAACGAGTAAAAGGATTCAAACTACAACCTTCGTTTTTTTTATTATTAAAGAATGTTACTAAGAAATAA
- a CDS encoding Lrp/AsnC family transcriptional regulator, which yields MTLSLDRTDKRILEAMQQDGRISNLELAEQVGLSPSPCSRRVKQLEESGVIKKHVTLLDAEKLDLKLIALIQISMDRHTPDRFKQFEESIRELPEILECLLITGQAADYQLKVIVPDMNYYQSFLLGKLTRIKGVTGVHSSFVLQQVVNKTALPLNHLK from the coding sequence ATGACTTTATCATTAGACCGTACTGATAAACGTATCTTGGAAGCCATGCAACAGGATGGGCGAATCAGTAATCTAGAGCTAGCAGAGCAAGTGGGGCTATCCCCCTCCCCCTGCTCACGGCGGGTCAAACAGCTGGAAGAGTCCGGGGTGATCAAAAAGCATGTCACTCTATTAGATGCTGAAAAGCTCGACTTAAAGCTGATCGCGCTTATTCAAATTTCCATGGATCGCCACACACCTGATCGCTTCAAACAGTTCGAAGAAAGCATTCGGGAACTACCAGAGATATTAGAGTGTTTACTCATTACCGGCCAAGCTGCCGATTATCAGTTAAAAGTCATTGTGCCTGATATGAACTACTATCAATCATTTCTGTTGGGCAAACTCACTCGAATCAAAGGAGTGACAGGCGTCCACTCAAGTTTCGTTCTACAACAGGTGGTTAATAAAACGGCTCTGCCGCTAAATCACTTAAAGTAA
- the leuA gene encoding 2-isopropylmalate synthase, producing the protein MAFDHKKYRPYHPINKTDRRWPNATIEHSPKWCSVDLRDGNQALIDPMTVDQKDRLFSLLVEVGFKEIEVGFPAASQTDFDFVRNLIEQNKIPDDVTIQVLTQARHDLIERTYEALKGVKQAVVHLYNSTSPTQREKVFKLDKQGIVDIAVNGATTVKALAADYPETNWTFQYSPESFSATEPEFAVEICNAVLAVWQPTPEQPAIINLPSTVEMTTPNVFADQIEYMHENFAYRDSVILSVHTHNDRGCAVAAAELAILAGAQRVEGTLLGNGERTGNMDIVTMAMNLYSQGIDPTLDLSGVSKIVQTIQDCTQLPVHPRHPYVGELVYTAFSGSHQDAINKCLQVQHESDHWDVAYLPIDPTDVGRSYQEVVRINSQSGKGGVAFVLEQIYGLKLPRWMQIALSKVVQKRAEGVGKEISVDEIYSVFTETFIHSAGKILNYDIHQQHDKQRLDATIETPHGVTTIVGIGNGPLEAFLNALMAHDSAHYEISDYQEHAMGAGSKADAAAYIAIKCDGENGYGVAIQQDSVLASLQACYNAVVQAKQAQDEQQLQAM; encoded by the coding sequence ATGGCATTCGATCACAAAAAATATCGCCCCTATCATCCCATCAATAAAACTGACAGACGCTGGCCAAATGCAACAATTGAGCATAGCCCAAAGTGGTGTTCTGTTGATCTTCGGGATGGTAATCAGGCACTGATCGATCCGATGACAGTTGACCAAAAAGACCGGCTATTCAGTTTATTGGTTGAAGTGGGCTTTAAAGAAATTGAAGTGGGTTTCCCTGCAGCCAGCCAGACAGATTTTGATTTTGTTAGAAACCTGATTGAGCAAAATAAAATTCCTGATGATGTAACGATTCAGGTGTTAACCCAAGCCAGACATGATCTGATTGAAAGAACGTATGAAGCGTTAAAAGGCGTTAAACAAGCGGTCGTTCATTTATATAATTCGACATCGCCCACTCAACGAGAAAAAGTCTTTAAACTAGACAAACAAGGTATTGTAGACATTGCTGTTAATGGCGCAACAACCGTTAAGGCGTTAGCAGCTGATTACCCAGAAACGAATTGGACCTTCCAGTATTCACCTGAAAGTTTCAGTGCAACAGAGCCGGAATTTGCAGTAGAAATTTGTAATGCCGTGTTAGCGGTATGGCAGCCAACTCCAGAACAGCCAGCCATTATTAATTTACCTTCCACGGTGGAAATGACCACACCTAATGTGTTTGCCGATCAAATAGAATATATGCACGAGAACTTCGCTTATCGTGATTCGGTCATCTTAAGTGTGCATACTCATAATGACCGTGGCTGTGCGGTAGCGGCTGCTGAATTAGCCATATTAGCCGGTGCACAACGAGTGGAGGGTACCTTATTAGGTAATGGTGAGCGTACTGGCAATATGGATATTGTCACCATGGCCATGAATTTATACAGCCAGGGTATTGATCCAACTCTGGATTTAAGTGGGGTAAGTAAAATTGTGCAAACCATTCAAGATTGCACCCAACTGCCGGTTCATCCCCGCCATCCTTATGTGGGTGAGTTGGTTTATACCGCGTTTTCAGGTAGCCATCAGGATGCTATTAATAAGTGCTTGCAAGTCCAACATGAAAGCGACCACTGGGATGTAGCCTACTTACCTATTGATCCAACCGATGTGGGCAGAAGTTATCAAGAAGTAGTTAGAATTAATAGCCAATCTGGTAAAGGTGGTGTTGCATTTGTACTTGAGCAAATTTACGGTTTGAAGCTGCCTCGTTGGATGCAAATTGCCTTAAGTAAAGTCGTGCAAAAAAGAGCCGAAGGGGTTGGTAAAGAAATTTCTGTAGACGAAATTTATAGTGTATTTACTGAAACCTTTATCCATAGTGCCGGCAAAATACTGAATTATGATATCCACCAACAACACGACAAGCAGCGTTTAGATGCTACCATTGAAACACCCCATGGGGTAACAACTATCGTGGGTATTGGGAATGGCCCGTTAGAGGCTTTTTTAAATGCCTTAATGGCGCATGATAGTGCTCACTATGAAATCAGTGATTACCAAGAACATGCGATGGGTGCTGGCAGTAAAGCCGATGCCGCTGCTTATATCGCGATTAAATGTGATGGTGAAAATGGCTATGGAGTAGCTATTCAGCAAGACAGTGTGCTGGCATCTTTACAGGCTTGTTATAACGCGGTAGTCCAGGCTAAACAGGCCCAGGATGAGCAACAGTTGCAAGCAATGTGA